The DNA window GATGCTTTGGTAAGTTTCATGCCCAGTAGCGTTACTGGTAAGGGAGTACTTCTAGTAATACCACCAGGAGTTAACTGGTGCAGGAAGAGGGAGATCTGCTTCTCCCTGCTTTAGACAGTGCCTGAATCCAATTTCCTTATTGACAGAAGGATCGCAGATGCTGTCCATGTGGCAGAGTCTGGCTGAAGGGGAAGGTCCGGGCTTGCCAGGGCCGACTGCTCACTCGCATGCAGTTTGCACGTGTTTACTGTGGACCCGGCTATTTCTGTGGTTACAGTCCCCTTATCTGGGATGTGAGCACTGCAGTCTGTGTTGTTTCCCTGCTATCAAGTCACTCATCTCTGCCCTGCGCGGGAAGAGGAGCTGCCGGGGTTGCCCAGAATGTGACTTCTCTGTTTTATTGCAGAAATAGTGAATTACGAGTTTGACACCAAGGATCTTGTATGCCTGGCCCTGAGCAGTGTTGTGGGAGTCTGGTACCTGCTGAGAAAGGTAAGAGAGACGCAGTCCTGTTAGGGGGAGGCCAGGGACCAGGCTGGATCAGACCTGGGCCCCTTTCCACACGAGGTATCTGCAGGCTGTGGCTCAGTGGGACCCAGACCTCCTTTTCCTGTCATTCTCAGCACTGGATTGCCAACAATCTCTTCGGGCTGGCGTTCTCCCTCAATGGGGTGGAGCTGCTGCACTTGAACAACGTCAGCACTGGCTGCATCTTGCTTGGGGGCCTCTTCATCTACGACGTCTTCTGGGTAAACGGGAGCATTCCCCGGGGCGGACGCGAGTTGCAGCCATTGGTGAAAGGCATGTGCGTGGCGTTATGCCTCTTTGGAGGCAGCACGCTGGCTGGACACACGTTTGCAGTCAGGATTTCCACTTTCTTAGCCCAAAGGGGTGTGGTGGGGATGATGACAGAATCAAACAGTGGCAGAATGTGACTCAGGAAATTGTGGGTACTGGTGTGTGCAGCTTAACCAGTTCTGGTGACCTGTATTCCCCAGTAAGGTCTCCCCAATGCCTGACAGAGctgctgggtgggctgggggacaAGGCTGCTCTGGAGTACACTGATCCTGCTTGTATGGGCTGTGCCTCGGCCCTGTCGTCTGCCACCTTTGTTAGCATCCTTCTGTTCGCTTGCACAGAGGATCAAACACTGGAATGCCTCCAGTCTCTCCCCCTCAGCCGGTGCAGTGCTCCGACATCTTCATTTTGAGGGCCTGGATATGTGTTTCTCCTTCTAATGTCTGTATTTCTCagtccttcctgctgcctccacCTTCTGAATTACTGTGTTTCCAAATGTCTGAGAGCCTTGTATACCTTGAGGTCtgtccagcagctctgcagctgcctgagtAATCCTTCCCTATTTAAGCCTGGCTACTGTGTGTTATTTGGTATTTAGCCGGTGCTGCCCCTGTTTCATAGCTCGTTAACAGTCTCGTCTCTGTGGTTCGTTAGTCTGTGTGCCacttcctcctctgctctcagctggAGAGGGTTCAGCCTTCTGGCTTAGCACATCCAGTGCCTCATGCCCTGCTTGAGGCGTTAAGTGTCTTCATGGGGCTTCGGAGCCTGCGAGAGGACAGCCCTCGCTGATCTCCGCTTGCCAGCTGTCTTCCACCTTGGCTTCCCTGGCGGGTCACTGTATCACTGGAGCCTCACAAAAAGGTCATCCTGAAGCAGAGGCCCTCTTACTGTGCCCGTTGCAGGGAGCAGTCACTTGGATCTTAGCGCGGATTTAATCCTGGTGAGATCCAACAAGGGTTTCAAGGTGGAAGGAGAACTGCTCGCTGGATTGATGATATTGCCCCCTGCATAGTCTTGGGGTGAATTTGCATGTAACACTTTTCCCTGGTCCCAGTGTGGAGTCTTGTCACTCTGTGGCGATGCCCAGACCTTGCTACACATTACGGGAGTTAATCTGATGCCCAATGCTTTAAGGTTTTTGTTTAATCCCTGGCTCTGGGATCTTGCTCACTCAGTGCTAACCAGCATCTGGTTTATGTGCCTGCTGCTGGTATAGCCAAGGCTGGAGGCTTAGagatgaaaaggaacagaaataaggGTGGTTGACCTATGTGTTTACAGTCCCTCCCCCAACCAATGCAGTACAAATAAATGACCTCAGAGCAAAATGTAGCTGATCTGACAATTGCTCTGTCCCCCATTGGAAGTTCATGGGCAGCAGCCTGATGCCGGctgggactctgctgggacctcctGCTGCCGGATCACATCCTGCACATTGGTCAGGCTTTCCACCGAGTTGACTAATCAGAGCTGAACCGACCTGACAGGGGTAGATGCTGGGGAGAGGCCGGGTGGTGGGCAGCACCATGGCTCTGCGGTATGAGCGGTCTCCCTGGCACTGCTCTGAAAGCAGAACAGCTGTGACATGTTCACCTCCTCGAGGGCTGTCTTGTGCCTTCTCCCCTGGGCGGTGGGCTCACTTGCAGGACTCCTCTGCCCACAGTTTGGCGGCTCTTTGGCAATTTTCTGCCACTAAGTCCACTCTGGGGCCTGAGGTGAGGCTGTAGCTGAGCATACACATGTCCTCGTGCAGCTGTGGTCACCTCAGACTCCTCTGTTTGTCCCTAGGTCTTTGGCACCAATGTGATGGTGACAGTTGCCAAATCGTTCGAGGCCCCGATAAAATGTGAGTAGATCTTCCCTGTGTGCTGGAGGAGGGGCTGTCTGTTCTGCTGCGGTTGCTGTCCCACACCGCACCCTCTGCCTTCTGGAGGTGGCTCAGAAGGTGGGATGGGTGCAGGAAGGTTTCCTGCTAGTGACCCCTTAGACTGCTGCGTGTGGTGCCACGGACCTGGAGGGAGTCAGGCCAGGTCTCTGGAGAGGGATGGTTTGCAGACGCCTGAGCTGACTGGGGTAATCTGCACTCCCAGAGCAGGCAATTTCacctgctcaaaaaaaaaaataaaaatcaaaacctcaaaaaaaaacagcagaagggGTGAATTTCTGCTGCTGTGGAGTATGCAGTGTTTTGGGTCCTGGGAGCTGGGTTGGAACCTGTGCGTGGAGCTGGCCCCAAACCCGTTTCCACCCCAGAGCTGTCCCAGGGAGGAGAAGCgggggagctgcaggagaggaggggacTGAGGTCAGGGACAGGGCTCTTGCCCTGCTGCGGTCCATTTTGGCAGGACACTGAGTTCTGCTCAGCACAGTCATTCCCCTCACTGTGCGTCTCTGCTCCTTGTAGTGGTtttccctcaggacctgctggAGAAGGGTCTGGAGGCCGACAACTTTGCCATGCTGGGTCTGGGAGACATTGTCATTCCAGGTAAGGACAGAAGAGTGGGGGCGTGACGGGGATTGCCTGTCTGAACAGGCTGTGGGGAGCTGCGCCGGTGCCTCCCTCTGCCTTTGGCCATGCCAGAGCCCTGCCGGGTCTGGGGGCTGCGTGGGCTGGGGTTCTCCCAGCCGGTCCGGGTGCTGTCCCGGTGCTTTGTGCCGCAAGAGGGCACTGTCAGCCCAGGCACAGCACCCGGAGCTGCTGCGGGTCCTGCCCTGCCTCCGTCAGCCTTGCCGAAGACCTCCGTCCCCTCATTGTCCCTTTCTCCCCGCAGGGATCTTCATTGCCTTGCTGCTGCGGTTTGACATCAGGTGAGTGGGCGGCAGGGAAGGGGCTCTGGCAGGTTGGATCTTGCAGCATATTTGAGCTGCTTTTgtagaggaaaaggggaagagggagctAGGAGTGTGGTCGTATGCTCCCCTCCGGGGCTTGGCGTGGGGACCTGGGAGtgcagcagggatgggggtgcagTGCAAGGGGAAGCTTTTGGAAGAGCAGACGTGAGCAGGGCTGGCTTTTTGGGTAAGTCCTGAGCACTGAGGGTGAGTTGTTTGGGCTCATGAGTGTTGCTGTATGCacggcagggcaggcagcacgtAACAGCCCCACAGAGCCTCACTGGCTCCCTGGCagtgaggaggagagggcagcgCTGCCATGTGATGGCAGCAAGGGGAAACAGCGACAGCGTGGGAAAGAGCCGGGGGTGCTGGCACCTGCGAAGTGCTCGCGTGGATGCAAATCAGTACCTGGCAGTGCTGGCTACCTCCGGATTGCCGTTGACGTTGAGGGAAGCAGCTCCTTCCTATGCGGGGAAGCTGCACCTACCGCTGGGGTGTTGCTTTCAGCAGTTGCCCCACACCAAAAGTCTccggctggggagctgctgggaatgGGACGCTTTGTGTGACTGCGGTGGTGTGGTCCCACTCCCGCTGCTGTTGCACAGACCTTTCGGTCTGTGCCAGCTCTTCCAGGTGTTTCCACCCACATCCTGCCTGCACCTGCTGGGAATCCCAGttcctgcagcctgccctgcaaTAAAACAGCACATGTTGAGAGCAGGGTGCCAGGGACTGGCCATGCCTCCCCTGAGAAGGTGGGACCCTCTTCCTGGGTCCCAGCACCAATTCCTCCCCGCAAGTAGCCATCCAGCAGCAGGATCACATTCCCCCTTCCCTTCACCAGCCCCTCACCTGGGTGTCACCCCATCCAGTCCCACACCACTCCCACGGGTCCAGGGGCTATACTGGTGGCACTCTCTGTGCTGTCCTGAGATCATGGGCAGAGcacagctccctgcaccccagcgtGGTGGGAGATGGCTGAGAACACTGGGTCAGCTCTGCTTTGGCCACTGCTGTCCCAGACCTGAGGTCACTGGACTCTGCTCCCTTTCCCTACAGCTTGAAGAAGAACACACACACGTATTTCTACACCAGCTTTGTGGCCTACATCTTCGGGCTGGGCCTGACCATATTCATCATGCACATCTTCAAGCACGCCCAGGTGAGCTCCGCCGTGCTGCCTGCCGCAGATGCACGTCCCAAGCGGGACACGCCAGCTTGGCCACAAGGTTCCTGCGTCATGCCAGGAAAAAGTAGACGTGTTCCTTCTCTTAGGTTTGCTTTTCCAGTGCTTGCCTGTACCTTTCCCTGCCCAAAGCTTGTGTGCCTGGCTGGAGCAGAGTCCTGCTTGGGGCAAGGCCGGTTCAGGCAGCTGCGTTTCCAACAACAGCACCTCAGCCGGGCTGCCCTGTGTTTTTGTGGCTCTTTGCAACCAAGCTGCCCCTGAAGCACCACCCTCTGTGCTGCGGAGGGGCCTTGGGAGCCCACGTGCTATGCTATGGGTGCTGTCGCTGGTCTGCACAGGGGCCCTCAGTGTGTTTGTGGCCCACTGGGACCTCATGGCGAGGgttttgtgctgctgcagctgtaacTTGGCTCTCAAAGCTGCTTTCTGGGTTTTTAACCCTCTgtgcagcccagccctgtggcAGATGCCATGGGTGCAGAAGGGACAGGGCCAGCTCGCCTTGTGCTTTTCCTGAGGGGTTATTTGTGGTTTGCTTTAacagttgtttttcttcctgacagCCTGCTCTTCTGTACCTGGTCCCCGCATGCATCGGATTCCCGCTTCTTGTGGCCTTGGCAAAGGGAGAAGTAACTGAAATGTTCAGGTGAGCGTCAGCTGGGGACGGAGCTGTTTTGCCTGCGGCGCTGGAGCGCATGAAGCGTGCAGATGTTCCCACgcctgggcacagctggagggactgGTTCATCTGGGCACGCTCTGGGTGTGCGTGTGCACGTGCGTGGGTGGAGGGAGCAGGTCTGTGTTTGTACACGCCGGCCCTGgctccagccacctcctcgtAGCCGGGTGGGAGCTTTGGTGCGGTACCAACAGGCAGGCAGCATCTGGTATTGCTTTACGCCCCGGTGACAAACTCTTCCCGTAcactggcagggaggggagggtgggacCGCACACCTGGTGCTGAGATACTTGGTCATTGTGTCCCAGGGCCCGTGGGTGGGGGAGAATGGAGCCGGATCCAGCTGcgagagcagccagggctggtttGAGCACATCCCAGATGAAGTATCCTGGTTTGCAGCagtctccctgccccagggactgTAGGTGGAAAGAAAGGGGTCTGTGCTGTTGCGCTCCAGCCCTTCTCTCAGCCTGCCACGCTCCAGGCATTTGCCTGTTTGCTGACAGTGGGCGGCTTTGGTCTCCGGCCTGGACTGTCCCCTCTGAGCCGTGCAGAGCATGGCCTGGCCCACCTGGgagctgtttctctgctgtgcCCGGCCAGTTGTACTCAAGGCTCCGTGGTCGCCCACTGCAGCTGCTTGTTTGAGGATGGCtgaagcagaggagggaagggaataTCTGTCCCAAAGCAGGGCTGTGCACCCCCAAGCCTCCCCACTCCGGGGGTGCCCCTGCCCACGGGGGCCTGCCTGAGCCCCCAGCCTGCTCAGAGGGAAACCAGCCCCTGACTGGGGCGCAGTGGGGAGCTGACTGCCCtcgcctccttcccctcccctgggaGATGCAGGTATGCGTGTTCCCACCAGGCTGTCAGCTGGGCTGactccccagccctgccgcacCTGCCCCTCCTTTGATGTTTGCTTCTGACGATCGCTGCTGCAGGCGCTGAGTGTCCTGGGATCGTCCTTCCTGTGCACCTGGGTTCCTGCAGCCGCTCTCCCCAGTGCCGTGACTCACCAGCTGACAGCAGCACCACCTCCCGTGCCAGGAAACTCAGGAGAAACGAGCTGCGAGTCCGGCCCGCCTGGTAGCAAGGCACCTGGGGAGCCTGGCAGCCGGTCACCGGGTGCTAGTGTCCCCACAGAGCATTAGCAcaagctgctccagcagcaaagcGCTGCCTGCTGTTGTTCGCTGAGTGCTGccagggcaagtgcaggaggCTGGGGGCTTGGAACCTTGATGGGctctgggctccagcccccctgAAGTCGCTCCAGTTGCAGGCAGAGGAAGTGGGATGCGATGGGACCTcgtgcctggagggcagcagctcccaccacaGGAATCCCACCAGGTGTAGCTCCCCCTGTGCAGCTTCAGTTGCGCCCTGATCCTCCTCACGCTGATGGCAGCCTGGAGCTGTGGTCTCTGCCAGCCGGCTGCCTGCACACAGCAAGCTGCCTGTGCATGGTGCCTTGCAGCCGCCGTCAGCTGCCCTGGGAGAGAGCAGCGAGGGTCTGGTGCAGTGGCCGGTAcaggcagtgctgcagggaaggtGGGAGCCAGCAGATCTGTGCTACAGGCCTGGGAAACGGGTGCTGAGGTGGGCGTCATCGGGATGAGTTTTGTGGCCCGCAGCCTTGCCGAGCTTCCCTAGGCAGGCAGTAACCTTCGCTCTATTTCTGTTGGCACTCAGCGGTGGGGAACCCATCCTGTCACTCTTACCTGCTGCAGACACGCTGTCCTCGAGTGGCAAGAAAGGGTCTGCCACATCGGTCTGCTGCCTGCACAGTGCCTGGgccactctgctgctgccttcccagtgcCCAGGCTTGCTCCAGCTGCCTGGCTCTACCCGTGCCAGTGGGAGCTGCCTTCTCCCCAGTTCTCAGCCCTCACTCTTCCATGCTGCAGCCCTAccctggggtctgcaggcaggAGCCTGCCAGCATGGCCTTGGGGCCACCCCAGCCCAAGCTAGTGCATGCCAGAGCcggaggggacagcagggtggTGGGTTTGCAGCAGTCTCACTCCAAaactcttctgctttttctctctctccctctgttctCTTTCTGTCCTCATCTTCgccctttcccttcctgcttcctttctctcctgcagctATGAATCCTCTGCTGAAATCTTGCCACACACACCAAGACTTACCCACTTCCCCACCGTGTCCGGCTCGCCAGCCAGCCTTGCTGATTCCATGCAGCAGAAACTGTCC is part of the Chroicocephalus ridibundus chromosome 12, bChrRid1.1, whole genome shotgun sequence genome and encodes:
- the HM13 gene encoding minor histocompatibility antigen H13 isoform X1 gives rise to the protein MEEAAAHNGSAAGAGAGAGTPAAARPPATPEGMALAYGSLVLMALLPIFFGALRSVSCAKSKNSSEMPETITSRDAARFPIVASCTLLGLYLFFKIFSQEYINLLLSMYFFVLGILALSHTISPMMNRFFPANFPNKQYQLLFTQGSGESKEEIVNYEFDTKDLVCLALSSVVGVWYLLRKHWIANNLFGLAFSLNGVELLHLNNVSTGCILLGGLFIYDVFWVFGTNVMVTVAKSFEAPIKLVFPQDLLEKGLEADNFAMLGLGDIVIPGIFIALLLRFDISLKKNTHTYFYTSFVAYIFGLGLTIFIMHIFKHAQPALLYLVPACIGFPLLVALAKGEVTEMFSYESSAEILPHTPRLTHFPTVSGSPASLADSMQQKLSCPRRRRQQSPSAM
- the HM13 gene encoding minor histocompatibility antigen H13 isoform X3, with amino-acid sequence MEEAAAHNGSAAGAGAGAGTPAAARPPATPEGMALAYGSLVLMALLPIFFGALRSVSCAKSKNSSEMPETITSRDAARFPIVASCTLLGLYLFFKIFSQEYINLLLSMYFFVLGILALSHTISPMMNRFFPANFPNKQYQLLFTQGSGESKEEIVNYEFDTKDLVCLALSSVVGVWYLLRKVFGTNVMVTVAKSFEAPIKLVFPQDLLEKGLEADNFAMLGLGDIVIPGIFIALLLRFDISLKKNTHTYFYTSFVAYIFGLGLTIFIMHIFKHAQPALLYLVPACIGFPLLVALAKGEVTEMFSYESSAEILPHTPRLTHFPTVSGSPASLADSMQQKLSCPRRRRQQSPSAM
- the HM13 gene encoding minor histocompatibility antigen H13 isoform X2: MEEAAAHNGSAAGAGAGAGTPAAARPPATPEGMALAYGSLVLMALLPIFFGALRSVSCAKSKNSSEMPETITSRDAARFPIVASCTLLGLYLFFKIFSQEYINLLLSMYFFVLGILALSHTISPMMNRFFPANFPNKQYQLLFTQGSGESKEEIVNYEFDTKDLVCLALSSVVGVWYLLRKHWIANNLFGLAFSLNGVELLHLNNVSTGCILLGGLFIYDVFWVFGTNVMVTVAKSFEAPIKLVFPQDLLEKGLEADNFAMLGLGDIVIPGIFIALLLRFDISLKKNTHTYFYTSFVAYIFGLGLTIFIMHIFKHAQPALLYLVPACIGFPLLVALAKGEVTEMFSYEESSTPKEVPGASKEETTEATKKEK